A single region of the Oleispira antarctica RB-8 genome encodes:
- a CDS encoding Cold-shock DNA-binding protein family, whose product MSKGIVKWFNADKGFGFITPEDGSKDLFVHHSEIQAGGGYATLNDGQAVEFEVGEGQKGPCANKVVAI is encoded by the coding sequence ATGAGTAAAGGTATCGTTAAGTGGTTTAATGCCGATAAAGGTTTCGGTTTTATTACACCTGAAGATGGCAGCAAGGATCTTTTTGTACACCATTCAGAAATCCAAGCTGGTGGCGGTTACGCAACTTTGAACGACGGCCAGGCTGTTGAATTTGAAGTTGGCGAAGGTCAGAAAGGCCCTTGTGCAAATAAAGTTGTAGCTATCTAA
- a CDS encoding Transcriptional regulator, AraC type gives MSELSQLKFPAIYSQLAKDFIDTITEGSAINFSIAKGLELLNIPVNILQDPDARLDGDQICLLLTLGHMLAKKDTPFSLQIVQHFKEDTLGMLGLAIINADDAEQALMLFQKYTELFIPGFDFSMNYSDRYLDIEILPLANFKKIEASFIELIFCAFDFYAKRSGLDTQAEYFFCHDATGYETQLERQFQCLVHSLSPINKIRIPRSALAQKVKNPNSSMQTFYIAQLDIEKTKYEQQSNIAFQARRIMHHQAKQGRFLNRDQLADLLSCSHRTLTRKLKSEGISFQGLLDEVRFSMAKQMLYQSSKSTKQIANHVGISNSTVFCRAFKKWSGKTPSDYRASINDS, from the coding sequence ATGAGTGAACTCAGCCAATTAAAATTTCCGGCAATTTATAGCCAACTAGCAAAAGACTTCATTGATACCATTACTGAAGGGTCAGCGATCAACTTTTCCATCGCTAAAGGCTTGGAACTACTCAATATTCCAGTAAATATTCTGCAAGATCCAGATGCCCGTTTAGATGGTGATCAAATATGCCTGTTATTAACCCTTGGCCACATGCTAGCAAAAAAAGACACACCTTTTAGCTTGCAAATAGTACAGCACTTCAAAGAAGATACTTTAGGCATGCTGGGCTTAGCGATTATTAATGCAGATGATGCTGAGCAAGCTTTAATGTTATTTCAAAAATATACCGAACTTTTTATTCCCGGCTTTGATTTCAGCATGAACTATAGCGATAGGTATCTCGACATTGAAATCTTGCCTTTAGCTAATTTTAAAAAAATAGAAGCCAGTTTCATTGAGTTAATCTTTTGCGCTTTTGATTTTTATGCCAAGCGTTCAGGATTAGATACACAAGCTGAATATTTTTTCTGTCATGACGCGACGGGCTATGAAACTCAGTTAGAAAGGCAGTTTCAATGCCTTGTGCACAGTTTATCGCCTATTAATAAAATACGCATTCCTCGATCAGCTTTAGCGCAGAAAGTTAAAAACCCCAATTCTTCTATGCAGACTTTTTATATTGCCCAGCTGGATATTGAAAAAACGAAGTATGAGCAACAAAGTAATATTGCTTTTCAAGCACGCAGGATAATGCACCATCAGGCAAAGCAAGGACGGTTTCTGAACCGCGACCAGCTCGCAGATTTATTATCTTGCTCTCACAGAACGCTGACTCGTAAACTAAAATCTGAAGGTATATCGTTTCAGGGGCTATTGGATGAAGTCCGTTTCTCCATGGCGAAGCAGATGTTATATCAGTCGAGTAAGTCGACTAAACAGATTGCTAATCACGTGGGTATTAGCAATTCTACTGTTTTTTGTCGCGCCTTCAAAAAATGGTCAGGGAAGACGCCTAGCGATTACCGGGCGAGCATTAATGATAGTTAA
- a CDS encoding Transcriptional regulator, LysR family, translated as MLLEDLQVVLKVAEFRNITAAATHLDMRIATASAALKRVEAALGAELFIRTTRQLRVSSAGEKYIPQCEQALQMLEHAKQNIQGEAGTVEGELRIALSSDLGRNVIMPWLDEFMDANPKIGLRINASDSNIDFYRDSVDMALRYGKPDDANLYGFKICNVPGLLCATQEYLNKNGIPKHPEELKTHNGLFYQLHDIIHNIWIFSKSTTNSNKDNEEYKIKMNGNRASNDGDLVRRWCVAGKGLAIKSCLDMSAELLANKVISVMPDYQPRSTELWLIFPSRQSITPAARLLRDMLKQKCNDVLKQLVEENVLDKSTLN; from the coding sequence ATGCTATTAGAAGATCTTCAAGTTGTACTTAAAGTGGCTGAGTTTCGCAATATTACGGCAGCAGCTACTCATTTAGACATGCGCATCGCCACTGCAAGCGCCGCCCTTAAGCGGGTTGAGGCAGCTTTAGGGGCCGAATTATTCATCCGTACAACTCGCCAGCTACGAGTATCCAGCGCGGGGGAAAAGTACATCCCGCAATGTGAACAAGCATTACAGATGTTGGAGCATGCCAAACAAAATATACAAGGTGAAGCGGGAACGGTAGAAGGTGAGCTGCGCATCGCATTGTCATCAGATCTAGGCCGCAATGTAATTATGCCTTGGCTGGATGAATTTATGGACGCTAACCCTAAGATTGGATTAAGGATTAATGCCAGTGATTCCAACATCGACTTTTATCGTGATTCAGTCGATATGGCTTTACGCTATGGTAAGCCAGACGATGCCAACCTCTACGGGTTTAAAATTTGTAATGTACCCGGATTACTTTGCGCGACTCAAGAATACCTGAATAAAAATGGCATACCAAAGCATCCTGAAGAATTGAAAACTCATAACGGCTTATTTTATCAGCTGCACGATATTATTCACAATATCTGGATATTTTCTAAGAGTACTACTAACAGTAATAAAGATAACGAAGAATATAAAATAAAAATGAATGGCAATCGTGCATCCAACGATGGTGATTTAGTAAGACGTTGGTGCGTGGCAGGAAAAGGACTCGCGATAAAATCTTGCCTAGATATGTCAGCGGAGTTATTAGCCAACAAGGTGATCAGCGTAATGCCAGATTACCAGCCAAGATCAACAGAGCTGTGGCTTATATTTCCAAGTCGTCAATCTATTACACCAGCGGCTAGATTATTAAGAGACATGCTGAAGCAGAAATGTAACGACGTATTGAAACAGCTGGTTGAAGAAAACGTTTTAGATAAAAGTACATTAAATTAA
- a CDS encoding Short-chain dehydrogenase/reductase SDR, with amino-acid sequence MPRLHGKVALITGAARGIGQAIAELFADEGAQVIVTDINDELGRAVASAIGEQAQYFHLDVSQEAQWQLLSNNIEKQYGKIDVLVNNAGITGFFESSGPHDPENLDMDSWHTVHKTNLDGVALGCKYGIKLMKSAVAASIVNISSRSGIVGIPAATAYASSKAAVRNHTKSVALYCAEKGYPIRCNSIHPGAILTPMWDSMLGEGDQRETAIKKVAADVPLKRMGTSLDVAYGAAYLASDESHYVTGIELNIDGGILAGSSAAPSRD; translated from the coding sequence ATGCCAAGACTTCATGGGAAAGTAGCCTTGATTACGGGAGCTGCGAGGGGGATTGGCCAAGCCATTGCTGAGTTATTTGCAGATGAAGGCGCGCAGGTTATCGTGACCGATATTAATGATGAACTGGGTAGAGCGGTTGCATCAGCGATCGGCGAACAAGCTCAGTATTTTCACTTAGATGTATCTCAAGAGGCGCAGTGGCAACTACTGAGCAATAACATTGAAAAACAATATGGAAAAATTGATGTATTGGTAAACAATGCGGGTATCACTGGTTTTTTTGAATCCTCTGGCCCCCACGATCCAGAAAATCTAGATATGGATAGTTGGCATACTGTGCATAAAACCAATTTAGATGGTGTGGCATTAGGCTGTAAATACGGCATCAAATTAATGAAGTCGGCAGTGGCGGCGAGTATCGTTAATATCTCGTCACGATCAGGAATTGTCGGTATTCCAGCTGCCACAGCTTATGCATCGAGCAAAGCGGCGGTTAGGAATCATACGAAGTCTGTGGCGTTATATTGTGCGGAAAAGGGGTATCCCATTCGTTGTAATTCCATTCACCCTGGCGCAATTCTAACCCCTATGTGGGATTCTATGTTGGGCGAGGGTGATCAGCGTGAAACGGCCATTAAAAAGGTAGCTGCCGATGTGCCACTTAAAAGAATGGGAACGTCGTTAGATGTTGCATATGGTGCGGCATATCTCGCTTCCGATGAATCACACTATGTTACAGGCATAGAGCTAAATATCGATGGTGGCATTCTTGCGGGAAGCTCTGCTGCACCATCGAGAGATTAA
- a CDS encoding Oxidoreductase, zinc-binding, with product MKAVGYLKSLPITDTHSLVDIEIPQPIATGHDLLVRVKAIAVNPVDYKIRLNMPAEGDEHKVIGWDAVGEVIATGDAVSQFKVGDDVYYAGALMRQGSNAEYQLVDERLVGKKPSSLSNAEAAALPLTAITAWELLFEHLSLKQQMPRATDKSDEVILVVGAAGGVGSILLQLARVLTGATIIATASRDSSKAWVAKLGADYVVDHSKPLQPQIEKLIASEGIGQVTHVASLNGTGGYFDAYIDLLVPFGKIAIIDDPGAIDISKIKMKSLSFHWEFMFARSMFNAKDMNEQSLLLTRVGELVDQGYIQTTAGKNLGTINAENLKIAHAELESGKSIGKIVLEGF from the coding sequence ATGAAAGCAGTTGGATACCTTAAGTCTTTACCAATTACAGATACCCATTCATTGGTTGATATCGAGATACCACAGCCCATCGCTACGGGTCACGATCTCTTGGTTAGGGTGAAAGCCATAGCGGTTAATCCTGTAGATTATAAAATCCGTTTGAATATGCCTGCCGAAGGTGACGAACATAAAGTGATTGGCTGGGATGCTGTGGGCGAAGTCATTGCTACGGGCGATGCTGTATCACAGTTTAAAGTGGGCGATGACGTTTATTATGCGGGTGCTTTGATGCGTCAAGGCAGTAATGCTGAATATCAACTTGTTGATGAGCGTCTTGTGGGTAAAAAGCCCTCTTCATTATCAAATGCAGAAGCGGCTGCGCTCCCTTTAACCGCCATTACTGCTTGGGAATTGTTATTTGAACATTTATCTCTTAAACAACAAATGCCAAGGGCGACTGATAAGTCTGATGAAGTTATTTTAGTCGTAGGCGCTGCAGGCGGCGTAGGTTCTATTCTTTTACAGCTGGCTAGAGTACTCACTGGAGCCACTATTATTGCAACGGCGTCACGTGACAGTTCTAAGGCTTGGGTCGCTAAGTTAGGTGCTGATTATGTGGTTGATCATAGTAAGCCGTTACAGCCACAAATTGAAAAATTGATTGCAAGCGAAGGTATCGGGCAAGTGACGCATGTTGCGAGCTTAAACGGCACAGGAGGTTACTTTGATGCGTATATTGATCTGCTTGTACCCTTTGGCAAGATTGCCATCATTGATGACCCCGGTGCGATCGATATTTCTAAAATAAAAATGAAAAGCTTGTCTTTCCATTGGGAATTTATGTTTGCAAGATCGATGTTTAATGCAAAGGACATGAACGAACAAAGCCTTCTTTTAACTCGAGTTGGTGAATTGGTTGATCAAGGCTATATCCAAACAACAGCCGGTAAAAATCTAGGTACTATTAATGCTGAAAATTTAAAAATCGCCCATGCTGAATTGGAATCAGGAAAATCGATCGGTAAAATTGTATTAGAAGGTTTTTAA
- a CDS encoding Putative permease yields the protein MVLLDNFILLFTESAPYLLLGLLLAGIIRMLVPDSWITKFLGEKSSVVTAAIIGTPLPLCSCSVIPTAIGIRRAGASKASTASFMVSTPETGVDSIGVTLALMGPVMAIARPISAIISAIVAGTLVRLWDTETPPIQEEAVKSCCGGKKEVLGFGQKMKNAVVYGYGKLLSDFMGWLLIGIGFAALIQTYVPPTLLSEYGNGIFAMLIAVVISIPMYICATASTPVAAGLMLSGISPGAALVFMLTGPATNIATLMIVKNELGIRSLMAYLTGVIVTALAMGLTLDWIVEYFQLTIEVSQGEHGDMTSLLYSASAIILAGLIIWQYGKKLKVN from the coding sequence ATGGTACTGCTCGATAATTTTATTTTACTGTTCACCGAATCGGCCCCGTATTTATTATTGGGGCTATTACTCGCGGGCATTATTCGCATGCTGGTTCCCGATAGCTGGATCACTAAGTTTTTAGGCGAAAAAAGCTCAGTAGTGACAGCAGCCATCATTGGTACACCTTTGCCACTTTGCTCATGCTCGGTTATTCCTACCGCCATAGGGATTCGACGCGCTGGCGCTAGTAAGGCGAGCACCGCAAGCTTTATGGTATCGACACCTGAAACGGGGGTGGACTCTATTGGCGTCACATTAGCGCTTATGGGACCCGTAATGGCGATTGCGCGCCCTATCTCAGCCATCATTTCAGCCATAGTAGCGGGAACCCTTGTGCGCCTTTGGGATACCGAGACTCCTCCCATTCAAGAGGAAGCCGTTAAAAGTTGCTGTGGTGGCAAGAAGGAAGTATTGGGATTCGGCCAAAAGATGAAAAACGCTGTGGTATATGGTTATGGGAAATTGCTATCTGACTTTATGGGCTGGTTGTTGATCGGTATCGGATTTGCCGCCTTGATTCAAACTTATGTTCCACCAACGCTCTTAAGCGAATACGGCAATGGCATTTTTGCCATGTTGATCGCGGTAGTGATTTCTATTCCTATGTATATCTGCGCAACAGCCTCAACACCCGTTGCTGCAGGCTTAATGTTATCGGGAATTTCACCCGGCGCAGCGCTGGTATTCATGCTGACAGGCCCAGCCACTAATATTGCAACCCTGATGATAGTCAAGAATGAGTTAGGCATACGGTCGCTAATGGCTTATTTAACCGGAGTCATCGTTACGGCTCTTGCGATGGGCCTAACCCTGGACTGGATAGTTGAGTATTTCCAACTCACCATTGAAGTGAGCCAAGGGGAACACGGAGATATGACGTCTCTACTCTATTCCGCCTCAGCGATTATTTTAGCCGGTTTGATTATTTGGCAATATGGGAAGAAGTTGAAAGTAAATTAA
- a CDS encoding Oxidoreductase, 2OG-Fe(II) oxygenase family protein gives MVALNQFPVTDGNRTNDETLFGLIAQDIEKQGYSIRHGALPEDLASSLFNHQQSLAAEKFKKAGIGRGDAYLENEFVRTDEICWINGETETGKNWLDWSASLQRFLNRRLFLGLFSFESHFAHYGPGDYYKRHYDAFRGEANRVLSVVAYFNSGWTAADGGELVIYENDHDKEGVKVVPLFGTLVTFLSEEFPHEVLAAKRDRHSIAGWFRVNTSVSDRVDPPL, from the coding sequence TTGGTAGCTTTAAATCAATTTCCAGTAACTGATGGAAATAGAACGAACGACGAAACATTGTTTGGCCTTATAGCTCAAGATATTGAAAAACAAGGTTACAGCATACGCCATGGTGCATTACCTGAGGACCTGGCAAGCAGCCTATTTAATCATCAGCAATCACTGGCTGCAGAAAAATTTAAAAAAGCAGGCATCGGGCGCGGTGATGCTTATCTCGAAAATGAATTTGTAAGAACCGATGAGATTTGCTGGATTAACGGTGAAACAGAAACGGGCAAAAACTGGTTGGACTGGTCAGCTAGCCTACAACGTTTTTTAAACCGTCGCTTATTCCTTGGTTTATTCTCGTTCGAAAGTCACTTTGCTCATTATGGTCCAGGTGATTATTACAAACGTCATTACGATGCCTTTCGTGGTGAAGCTAATCGAGTTTTGTCTGTGGTTGCTTATTTTAATTCGGGCTGGACGGCGGCAGACGGTGGCGAGTTGGTGATCTATGAAAATGATCATGACAAAGAGGGAGTAAAAGTCGTGCCATTATTTGGCACTCTGGTTACTTTTTTAAGCGAAGAGTTTCCTCACGAAGTATTAGCCGCGAAGCGCGATAGGCACTCTATTGCAGGCTGGTTTCGAGTCAATACTTCAGTATCGGATCGCGTTGATCCACCGCTATAG